ATTAGAGTTATAAAGAAGTGCACATGAGATATCGTAAAAACCTACAAAAATACAAAGTAGGGTAAAGATTTTTTCTCTCTTGTGGGAGACAACTCCGGAAAAGAGAAAGTAGTGATATATTCCAACATATAGAGCAATTGTTGCTAGGATAATTGGAGGAATTGACTGATAATTCATTGATGTTAAATTATCTAAAATTTTGTTAAAATTCTAGTGATATAATTGAAGAATGATAAAGCAAGAGATGGAATTACAATGGCTTATCTGGGCTTTCTGATGAGAATCTATAGATGGGTCTTAAAGTTGGAGAGTTAAATGAATATCACTCGTATTGCGCCAACACCTAATGGCCATTTACACTTAGGCAATATTTTAAACTTCATTCATACTTACCGTTTGGCCAAGACAGTCGGAGCGAAGCTTTATCTAAGAATAGATGATCACGATGGACCAAGGTGTAGGCCTGAGTTTGTTGGTGAAATATTATCTGCCTTAAGTGCTCTTAAAATTCCGATTGATTATGGACCGAGTTCGGTAGATGAGTTTTATTCAAAATTTACTCAGACTAAAAAAAGTGATTTCTATTTCTCAAAACTAGAGCTTCTTGGTGATAAGTTTACTTGTGCCTGCTCTCGAAAAGAGGTTTTTGCCTCAAGTTCTTTAGGTATCTATTCTGGTAAATGCAGACCATTGGCAATTCAATTCGAAAATATGAAGAATGTAATCAGGTACTCTTGCCCAGATATTAAGGTTCAATTTCGTGAAAGCTCTGTTCATTTGCGTGAAGAAATAGGTGATGCAGTGTTGTGGAGAAAGGACGGTCTTTCATCTTATCAGTGGATGAGTGTTTGCGAAGATTTAGAAATGAAGACAACTCACTTTGTAAGAGGTGAGGATTTACTAAGTTCTTCAGCAATTCAGATTGCAATTGCTAAATCACTTGCTCAAAAATTTCCTTCTGAGGATAAGTTCTATCATCATAAACTTGTACTATGTGGAAAGCGAAAAATGTCGAAGTCTAAAGGAGATGAAGGAGTTGTAGATAGGTTGAAAAGTGACCCTCTTCATTTTCTACACGCGTACTGTGATTTCTTTGAACATGAAAAAGTGAGCTCCTTAGAAGAGCTCACCAATCTAGCATTATAACTTTACTCTGATTTTTTTTAATTTTGCACTATAGTCTTCAAACATTTGCTCGATATATTGACCCTTAGCTGTCGAGTAAGTTAAAGAATCTAGAATCTCTGAATAGATATTTCTTGATAAATTTCTTAACTCTGACTCTATTGAACTATTAGTTGAATTATCGGCCGCAATATCAATCTTCACTTTAACTTCTTTTAAGATCGAAATGTAACTTTGAATATCATACGATGTTCTATATTCTAAATTTCCGATATAGCTATTTAGTTCTTTAGATGCTTCATCTAGCGCCTCAGTTTGTTTTTGCTTTTTTAACTGAGTTGATCTTTCATTTTCAACTTCGTCAGAACCAGTCATTTTAAAAGTAAGAGTTTGGTAGCATTCGACTAGACCATCATACTCTTTAGCACATTCAAAGTTAGAAAGATCAAGTCCAAAGCTAAAGGCAACATTATCTTGTGCAATTCCAAAGTTACCAAAGATTGCACCACCAAGTGCTTCTAATTGTTTATTATATAGTGCTTTATAAATATCACTTTCGATTTCTATTTTCTTAATCTTTCCCCACGACTTATCAATTTTGGCCGTAACAACTTCATTGATTCCATCTTCCGTATCAATGAGTTGAAGAGAATGTTTATCTTTTATAATAAGTAACATATTTTTATCACGATTATACTCGGCAGGTTGTGACTCACTAATATTAGCAACTTGGTCGCCTTCTTTAACAACACCCTTAACTTTCGTCTCTGCCGAAGAATGAATTTTAGACAAAGTAGTGCTATTCGTTTTTTCAAAAAGGATCTTTTGAAAAACTGAGACTTCTAAGTCAACTGTGAGGGCAAAGGTATTTGCACAAGCTAGAACTGCGAGGGCAGTAATGGTCTTTTTCATATTTACTCCAAATTAAAAATAGTTTTATTTAGTTTAGAGTAAATATGAATTTGATATAAGACGATTGAAATGCTTACAGGGGAGGGTGTCTAAAATCTAGACGTTACCTTTTTATTACAACTACTTATGCCTTGGCCAGTCTAACTAATTGCTCAATAGTGGCCTTGGCCGAGTCAAAGTTAAGTTGTTTCTGGTAATGGGTATGGAGCTTTCTTCCAATAATAGTACATCCTATAAAGGAGAACTGCTCTTGCATGGCCATCAGTACATGCTGACCTCCGCCTCCACTATGTGTAGCGAGGACAACTGGTTTAGAATTAAAAGCATCTCTCCAGTTATCATTTCCAGACCTACTTATCCATGAAATAGAGTTGATTAGAATAGGAGGAACTGAGCCATTGTATTCAGGCGCAATTACGATAAATCCATCGGCCTTCATGAATTTGTCTGTTA
This window of the Halobacteriovorax sp. HLS genome carries:
- a CDS encoding glutamate--tRNA ligase family protein; protein product: MNITRIAPTPNGHLHLGNILNFIHTYRLAKTVGAKLYLRIDDHDGPRCRPEFVGEILSALSALKIPIDYGPSSVDEFYSKFTQTKKSDFYFSKLELLGDKFTCACSRKEVFASSSLGIYSGKCRPLAIQFENMKNVIRYSCPDIKVQFRESSVHLREEIGDAVLWRKDGLSSYQWMSVCEDLEMKTTHFVRGEDLLSSSAIQIAIAKSLAQKFPSEDKFYHHKLVLCGKRKMSKSKGDEGVVDRLKSDPLHFLHAYCDFFEHEKVSSLEELTNLAL
- a CDS encoding NADPH-dependent FMN reductase; the protein is MKKEILIVAASDGNNLKLANTLLDVSKDYDANFEVLKLSDFNLPIYTSSEEKNGTPKDAIALTDKFMKADGFIVIAPEYNGSVPPILINSISWISRSGNDNWRDAFNSKPVVLATHSGGGGQHVLMAMQEQFSFIGCTIIGRKLHTHYQKQLNFDSAKATIEQLVRLAKA